GAGATGACCACCGTGCTGGGCTCGCTCCTCAAGACCCTCATGATGGGACGCTCAGCTTCAAAAGCCGCCTAGCTCACAATCGGCGGGTCGCGGGCGGTCTTCTTCAACCCGCCGCAGTCCCTTCCAGCCCTCTCCAGGCCACGCCCCATGTATGATGAGATCCGCGCCTTCGACGCGATGATCGCGCGGCTGCGCGACGAGTTTCCGTCCCTGATCGACCTGTCCACCGGGCGCGTCCTGCGCCTGCTCGACGCCATGGGCCGGCCGCAGGATCACCTGCCGCCGGTGATCCATGTGGCCGGCACCAACGGCAAGGGCTCCACGACAGCCTATCTGCGGGCCATCGCCGAGGCCGCGGGCCTGAAGGTTCATGTGCTGACCTCGCCGCACCTGGTGCGCTTCGCCGAGCGCATCCGCATCGCCGGTGAGCTGATCGGCGAGGCGCAGCTACGCGAGCTGATCGACTCCTCCGTCGCCATCAACGCCGGCGGCGAGATCAGCTTCAATGAGATCATGTCGGCCATGACCCTGAAGGCCTTCGCCGAGACGCCGGCTGACCTCTGCGTCATCGAGGTGGGCCTGGGGGGCCGGTTCGACTGCACCAATGTCTTCGACGCGCCCGCCGTCTGCATCATCACCCCGGTGGACTATGATCACCTGGAGATGCTGGGCCCGGAGCTCACCAAGATCGCCTGGGAGAAGGCCGGGATCATCAAGCAGGGCCGCCCGGTGATCGTCGCCCGCCAGATGGAGGAAGGCTTCGAGGTCATCGAACGCGAGGCGCAGAGCCTGAACGCGCCGATGCTGGCCATGGGCCGCGACATCGACGCCTGGGAGGAGAACGGCCGCATGCTGGTCCAGACGCCTGACCGGCTGCTGGATTTGCCGATGCCGGCCCTCTACGGCCCGCACCAGGTGGGCAATGCGGCCCTCGCCGTCATGGCCATGCTGACCTGGGGCGATCCGCGCATCGACGAGGCGGCGCTGGCCAAGGGCGTGGCGGGCGCGGTGTGGCCGGCGCGCTTCCAGCGCCTCACCGTCGGACCGCTGGGCGCGGCGGCGGTGGCGCGCGGCGCCGACCTGTGGCTGGACGGGGCGCACAATCCCCACGGCGGCCGGGCGCTGGCCGACACCGTGGACCGCCTGGCCCGCGACGGGCGGCCGGTGACCCTGGTGGTGGCGCAATACGCCCGCAAGGACTCGGTGGGCTTCTTTGAGCCGCTC
Above is a window of Phenylobacterium glaciei DNA encoding:
- a CDS encoding bifunctional folylpolyglutamate synthase/dihydrofolate synthase codes for the protein MYDEIRAFDAMIARLRDEFPSLIDLSTGRVLRLLDAMGRPQDHLPPVIHVAGTNGKGSTTAYLRAIAEAAGLKVHVLTSPHLVRFAERIRIAGELIGEAQLRELIDSSVAINAGGEISFNEIMSAMTLKAFAETPADLCVIEVGLGGRFDCTNVFDAPAVCIITPVDYDHLEMLGPELTKIAWEKAGIIKQGRPVIVARQMEEGFEVIEREAQSLNAPMLAMGRDIDAWEENGRMLVQTPDRLLDLPMPALYGPHQVGNAALAVMAMLTWGDPRIDEAALAKGVAGAVWPARFQRLTVGPLGAAAVARGADLWLDGAHNPHGGRALADTVDRLARDGRPVTLVVAQYARKDSVGFFEPLKRLGARVIATTFESTTALSPEDLAAAAATAGLVAETAPDVTTATTMALEVEGPAPHVIICGGLHFAGEVLALSPETWPT